A single Columba livia isolate bColLiv1 breed racing homer chromosome 22, bColLiv1.pat.W.v2, whole genome shotgun sequence DNA region contains:
- the CACNA1S gene encoding voltage-dependent L-type calcium channel subunit alpha-1S isoform X5 produces the protein MEPASPQDDVKKKQQKDKSKKPVPPAAPRPARALFCLTLQNPLRKACISIVEWKPFEIIILLTIFANCVALAIYLPMPEDDTNVANSSLEKMEYAFLIFFAIEAMLKIIAYGFLFHTDAYLRNGWNVLDFSIVTLGLITMTLEQINAKEGEGGKGGFDVKALRAFRVLRPLRLVSGVPSLQVVLNSIIKAMVPLLHIALLVLFMIIIYAIVGQELFKGRMHKTCYYLGTDVIATVPPEKPAPCTSSGHGRHCTINGTECRSGWPGPNNGITHFDNFGFAMLTVYQCITMEGWTEVLYWVNDAMGNEWPWIYFVSLILLGSFFVLNLVLGVLSGEFTKEREKAKSRGTFQKLREKQQLEEDLKGYMDWITHAEVMDSDRARGEGMMPSDEGGSETESLYEIEGMNKWILYFRQWRRWNRMFRRKCRDVVKSKFFYWLVILLVALNTLSIASEHHLQPEWLTHVQDNANRVLLALFVAEMLLKMYALGLRQYFMSLFNRFDCFVVCSGILETILVELGTLSPLGISVLRCIRLLRIFKITRYWTSLSNLVASLLNSVRSIASLLLLLFLFIIVFALLGMQLFGGMFDFEDMEVRRSTFDTFPQALISVFQILTGEDWNSIMYDGIMAFGGPSFPGMLVCIYFIILFVCGNYILLNVFLAIAVDNLAEAESLTLAQKAKAEERKRRKMSRGYPEKSEDEKQMLAKKLEQKAKGEGIPTTAKLKVDEFESNVNEIKDPYPSADFPGDDEEDEPEIPLSPRPRPLAELQLKEKAVPMPEASSFFIFSPTNKFRMLCHRIVNATWFTNFILLFILLSSISLAAEDPIRAESFRNKILGYFDIGFTSVFTVEIVLKMTAYGAFLHKGSFCRNSFNILDLLVVAVSLISMGIESSTISVVKILRVLRVLRPLRAINRAKGLKHVVQCVFVAIKTIGNIVVVTTLLQFMFACIGVQLFKGKFYRCTDPSKMTEKECRGYFINYVDGDPTQIELQERVWVHSNFHFDNVFSAMMSLFTVSTFEGWPELLYMAIDTNAEDTGPIYNYRVEIAMFFIIYIILIAFFMMNIFVGFVIVTFQEQGESEYKNCELDKNQRQCVQYALKARPLRRYIPKNPYQYQIWYVVTSSYFEYLMFFLILLNTICLGMQHYNQSAEMNHISDILNVAFTILFTLEMILKLMAFKAKGYFGDPWNVFDFLIVIGSIIDVILSEIDTVLAPSGGLYCLGGGCDSIDSDDNSRVSITFFRLFRVMRLVKLLSRGEGVRTLLWTFIKSFQALPYVALLIVMLFFIYAVIGMQMFGKIAMVDGTQINRNNNFQTFPQAVLLLFRCATGEAWQEILLGCSYGKLCDPESDFAEGEEYTCGTGFAYFYFISFYMLCAFLIINLFVAVIMDNFDYLTRDWSILGPHHLDEFKRIWAEYDPEAKGRIKHLDVVTLLRRIQPPLGFGKFCPHRVACKRLVCMNMPLNSDGTVTFNATLFALVRTALKIKTEGNFEQANEELRAIIKKIWKRTSMKLLDQVIPPIGDDEVTVGKFYATFLIQEHFRKFMKRQEEYYGYRPKKNPVEIQAGLRSIEEEAAPEIHRAISGDLTAEEELERAMVEAAMEEGIYRRTGGLFGQVDSFLEPSSPLQPQVASQRPLQFTEVGSEDLDSPVFLDDFPQEGNTNVNNANSNDWLEGMEYEDEVLRKMAPAAPRRLVRV, from the exons ATGGAGCCTGCTTCACCCCAGGATGACGTGAAGAAGAAGCAACAGAAGGACAAGTCCAAGAAGCCGGTGCCACCAGCAGCCCCCCGGCCAGCCAGGGCTCTGTTCTGCTTAACGCTGCAAAACCCGCTGCGGAAGGCATGCATCAGCATCGTGGAGTGGAA ACCCTTCGAGATCATCATCCTCCTGACCATCTTTGCCAACTGTGTTGCACTGGCCATCTACCTGCCGATGCCTGAGGATGACACCAACGTCGCCAACTCCAGCCTG GAGAAGATGGAATACGCCTTCCTGATCTTCTTTGCCATTGAGGCGATGCTCAAGATAATTGCCTATGGGTTTCTTTTCCATACGGATGCCTATCTCCGAAACGGCTGGAATGTGCTTGACTTCTCCATCGTGACCTTAGG GCTTATCACCATGACCCTGGAACAGATCAATGcgaaggagggagaagggggaaaaggTGGCTTCGACGTGAAGGCCCTGCGAGCGTTTCGTGTGCTGAGACCCCTGCGCCTTGTGTCCGGAGTACCGA GCCTTCAAGTCGTCCTGAACTCCATCATCAAGGCCATGGTGCCCCTGCTCCACATTGCTCTGCTGGTCCTCTTCATGATCATAATCTATGCCATTGTTGGGCAAGAGCTCTTCAAGGGCAGGATGCACAAGACCTGCTACTACCTCGGGACAG ATGTGATTGCCACGGTGCCACCAGAGAAGCCAGCCCCGTGCACCAGCTCTGGCCATGGCCGACACTGTACCATCAATGGCACTGAGTGCCGAAGCGGCTGGCCAGGGCCCAACAACGGCATCACTCACTTCGACAACTTTGGCTTTGCCATGCTGACTGTCTATCAGTGCATCACCATGGAGGGCTGGACCGAAGTCCTCTACTGG GTAAATGATGCCATGGGGAATGAATGGCCCTGGATCTACTTCGTCAGCCTTATCTTGCTCGGCTCCTTCTTCGTTCTTAAcctggtgctgggggtgctCAGCGG TGAATTCACCAAAGAGCGTGAGAAGGCCAAGTCACGGGGTACGTTTCAGAAACTgcgggagaagcagcagctggaggaggatCTGAAGGGCTACATGGACTGGATCACCCATGCTGAGGTCATGGACAGTGACCGGGCCAGGGGAGAAG GTATGATGCCATCAGATGAAGGAGGGTCAGAGACAGAGAGCTTGTATGAAATTGAAGGCATGAACAAGTGGATTCTCTACTT CCGTCAGTGGAGGCGTTGGAACCGAATGTTTCGTAGAAAGTGCAGGGATGTGGTGAAATCCAAGTTCTTCTACTGGCTTGTCATCCTGTTGGTGGCACTGAACACCCTCTCCATCGCCTCTGAGCACCACTTGCAGCCAGAATGGCTGACACACGTGCAAG ACAATGCCAACCGGGTGCTGCTAGCACTCTTTGTGGCTGAGATGCTGCTGAAGATGTACGCGCTGGGCCTGCGCCAGTATTTCATGTCTCTCTTCAACCGCTTCGACTGCTTCGTGGTGTGTTCGGGGATCTTGGAGACCATCCTGGTGGAGCTCGGCACCTTGTCACCCCTGGGCATCTCCGTCCTGCGCTGCATCAGACTCCTCCGCATCTTCAAGATCACAAG gtACTGGACgtccctgagcaacctggtggCATCCCTGCTCAACTCGGTCCGCTCCATTGCCTCTctgctcctccttctcttcctcttcatcaTCGTCTTTGCACTTCTGGGCATGCAGCTTTTTGGGGGCATGTTTGACTTTGAGGACATGGAAGTGCGGCGTAGCACATTCGACACCTTCCCCCAGGCCCTCATCAGTGTCTTCCAG ATCCTGACAGGAGAGGACTGGAATTCAATCATGTATGATGGGATCATGGCCTTTGGGGGTCCATCCTTTCCCGGCATGCTGGTTTGCATCTACTTCATCATCCTCTTCGTTTGTGGGAACT ATATCCTCCTCAATGTCTTCCTGGCCATCGCGGTTGATAACCTGGCTGAGGCTGAGAGCCTGACCTTAGCACAGAAGGCCAAAGCGGAGGAGCGCAAGCGGCGGAAGATGTCCAG AGGTTACCCAGAGAAGTCTGAAGATGAGAAACAGATGCTGGCAAAGAAACTTGAGCAGAAAGCGAAAGGAGAAGGGATTCCCACAACAGCCAAG TTAAAAGTGGACGAATTTGAATCCAATGTCAATGAGATTAAAGACCCCTATCCTTCTGCGGACTTCCCAG GTGACGATGAGGAAGATGAGCCTGAAATCCCCCTGAGTCCTCGGCCACGTCCCCTTGCAGAGCTACAGCTGAAAGAGAAGGCTGTCCCCATGCCAGAAGCCAGCTCCTTCTTCATCTTCAGCCCAACCAACAA GTTTCGGATGTTGTGCCACAGAATTGTCAATGCCACCTGGTTCACCAACTTCATCTTGCTCTTCATTCTgctcagcagcatctctctggcAGCTGAAGATCCCATCCGGGCCGAGTCCTTCCGCAACAAG ATTCTCGGATACTTTGACATTGGTTTCACCTCTGTCTTCACAGTAGAAATTGTCTTGAAG ATGACAGCCTATGGTGCTTTCCTGCACAAAGGCTCCTTCTGCAGGAACTCTTTCAATATCCTTGACTTGCTGGTGGTCGCTGTCTCCCTCATCTCCATGGGAATCGA GTCCAGTACCATCTCAGTGGTGAAGATCCTCCGGGTGCTGAGGGTGCTGAGGCCTCTGCGAGCCATTAACAGGGCAAAGGGGCTGAAG catgtggtccagtgtgtgtttgtggccATCAAGACTATCGGTAATATAGTGGTCGTCACAACATTGCTGCAGTTCATGTTTGCCTGCATCGGGGTCCAGCTCTTCAAG GGCAAGTTCTATAGATGCACAGATCCATCCAAGATGACAGAGAAGGAGTGCAG GGGTTATTTCATCAACTACGTGGACGGAGACCCCACACAGATTGAGCTACAGGAGCGTGTCTGGGTGCACAGCAACTTCCACTTCGACAACGTCTTCTCAGCCATGATGTCACTTTTCACTGTTTCCACCTTTGAGGGCTGGCCAGA GCTGCTATACATGGCCATTGACACTAATGCTGAGGATACAGGCCCTATTTACAACTACCGGGTGGAGATTGCAATGTTCTTCATCATCTACATCATCCTCATTGCCTTCTTCATGATGAATATCTTTGTGGGCTTTGTCATTGTCACCTTCCAGGAGCAGGGGGAGAGCGAATACAAGAACTGTGAGCTGGACAAGAACCAG cGCCAGTGTGTGCAGTACGCACTGAAGGCTCGCCCGCTGCGGCGCTACATCCCCAAGAACCCCTACCAGTACCAGATCTGGTATGTGGTCACCTCCTCCTACTTTGAGTACCTCATGTTCTTCCTGATCTTGCTGAACACCATCTGCCTAGGCATGCAG CATTACAACCAGTCTGCGGAAATGAACCACATCTCAGACATCCTCAACGTGGCCTTCACCATCCTCTTCACCCTGGAGATGATCCTCAAGCTCATGGCCTTTAAAGCCAAG GGCTATTTTGGGGATCCCTGGAACGTCTTCGACTTCCTCATAGTGATTGGCAGCATCATCGATGTCATCCTCAGTGAGATTGAT ACTGTTCTTGCACCCAGTGGCGGATTATACTGCCTCGGCGGAGGCTGTGATAGCATT GACTCCGATGACAACTCCCGTGTCTCCATCACTTTCTTCCGTCTGTTCCGGGTGATGCGGCTGGTGAAGCTGCTGAGCCGGGGGGAAGGTGTCAGGACCCTCCTGTGGACTTTCATCAAGTCCTTCCAG GCTCTGCCCTACGTAGCCCTGCTGATTGTGATGCTTTTTTTCATCTATGCTGTGATCGggatgcag ATGTTTGGGAAGATCGCCATGGTGGACGGAACCCAGATCAACCGAAACAACAACTTTCAAACCTTTCCtcaagctgtgctgctgctcttcag gTGTGCGACGGGAGAGGCCTGGCAGGAGatcctgctgggctgcagctaCGGCAAACTGTGCGACCCCGAGTCAGACTTTGCCGAGGGGGAGGAGTACACCTGCGGCACAGGCTTCGCCTACTTCTACTTCATCAGCTTCTACATGCTCTGTGCTTTCCTG ATCATCAACCTCTTTGTGGCCGTCATCATGGACAACTTTGACTACCTCACACGCGACTGGTCCATCCTTGGGCCCCATCACCTGGACGAGTTTAAACGGATCTGGGCTGAGTACGACCCCGAGGCCAA AGGCAGGATCAAACACTTGGATGTAGTGACTCTGCTGAGACGTATCCAGCCTCCTCTGGGCTTCGGGAAGTTCTGCCCACACCGTGTAGCTTGTAAG CGTCTGGTGTGCATGAACATGCCCCTGAACAGTGACGGCACCGTCACCTTCAATGCAACCCTCTTTGCGCTGGTGAGGACAGCCCTCAAGATCAAGACAGAAG GCAACTTTGAACAGGCCAACGAGGAGCTCAGAGCCATTATCAAAAAAATCTGGAAGCGAACGAGTATGAAGCTTTTGGACCAGGTCATCCCACCTATCGGAG ATGATGAGGTGACGGTGGGCAAATTCTATGCTACTTTCCTCATCCAAGAGCATTTCAGGAAGTTCATGAAGCGCCAGGAGGAGTATTACGGGTACCGACCCAAGAAGAACCCTGTGGAGATCCAG GCTGGGCTGAGGAGCATTGAAGAAGAAGCTGCTCCTGAAATCCATCGGGCCATCTCTGGGGACCTGACTGCTGAGGAGGAGCTAGAAAGAGCAATGGTGGAGGCTGCCATGGAGGAAGGGATATACAGG AGGACAGGGGGCTTGTTTGGCCAGGTCGACAGCTTCCTGGAGCCCAGCAgccccctgcagccccaggtggCCAGCCAGAGGCCCCTGCAGTTCACAGAGGTGGGCAGCGAGGACCTCGACTCCCCTGTGTTCCTCGATGACTTCCCCCAGGAAGGCAACACCAACGTCAACAATGCCAACAGCAACGACTGGCTGGAGGG
- the CACNA1S gene encoding voltage-dependent L-type calcium channel subunit alpha-1S isoform X1 translates to MEPASPQDDVKKKQQKDKSKKPVPPAAPRPARALFCLTLQNPLRKACISIVEWKPFEIIILLTIFANCVALAIYLPMPEDDTNVANSSLEKMEYAFLIFFAIEAMLKIIAYGFLFHTDAYLRNGWNVLDFSIVTLGLITMTLEQINAKEGEGGKGGFDVKALRAFRVLRPLRLVSGVPSLQVVLNSIIKAMVPLLHIALLVLFMIIIYAIVGQELFKGRMHKTCYYLGTDVIATVPPEKPAPCTSSGHGRHCTINGTECRSGWPGPNNGITHFDNFGFAMLTVYQCITMEGWTEVLYWVNDAMGNEWPWIYFVSLILLGSFFVLNLVLGVLSGEFTKEREKAKSRGTFQKLREKQQLEEDLKGYMDWITHAEVMDSDRARGEGMMPSDEGGSETESLYEIEGMNKWILYFRQWRRWNRMFRRKCRDVVKSKFFYWLVILLVALNTLSIASEHHLQPEWLTHVQDNANRVLLALFVAEMLLKMYALGLRQYFMSLFNRFDCFVVCSGILETILVELGTLSPLGISVLRCIRLLRIFKITRYWTSLSNLVASLLNSVRSIASLLLLLFLFIIVFALLGMQLFGGMFDFEDMEVRRSTFDTFPQALISVFQILTGEDWNSIMYDGIMAFGGPSFPGMLVCIYFIILFVCGNYILLNVFLAIAVDNLAEAESLTLAQKAKAEERKRRKMSRGYPEKSEDEKQMLAKKLEQKAKGEGIPTTAKLKVDEFESNVNEIKDPYPSADFPGDDEEDEPEIPLSPRPRPLAELQLKEKAVPMPEASSFFIFSPTNKFRMLCHRIVNATWFTNFILLFILLSSISLAAEDPIRAESFRNKILGYFDIGFTSVFTVEIVLKMTAYGAFLHKGSFCRNSFNILDLLVVAVSLISMGIESSTISVVKILRVLRVLRPLRAINRAKGLKHVVQCVFVAIKTIGNIVVVTTLLQFMFACIGVQLFKGKFYRCTDPSKMTEKECRGYFINYVDGDPTQIELQERVWVHSNFHFDNVFSAMMSLFTVSTFEGWPELLYMAIDTNAEDTGPIYNYRVEIAMFFIIYIILIAFFMMNIFVGFVIVTFQEQGESEYKNCELDKNQRQCVQYALKARPLRRYIPKNPYQYQIWYVVTSSYFEYLMFFLILLNTICLGMQHYNQSAEMNHISDILNVAFTILFTLEMILKLMAFKAKGYFGDPWNVFDFLIVIGSIIDVILSEIDTVLAPSGGLYCLGGGCDSIDSDDNSRVSITFFRLFRVMRLVKLLSRGEGVRTLLWTFIKSFQALPYVALLIVMLFFIYAVIGMQMFGKIAMVDGTQINRNNNFQTFPQAVLLLFRCATGEAWQEILLGCSYGKLCDPESDFAEGEEYTCGTGFAYFYFISFYMLCAFLIINLFVAVIMDNFDYLTRDWSILGPHHLDEFKRIWAEYDPEAKGRIKHLDVVTLLRRIQPPLGFGKFCPHRVACKRLVCMNMPLNSDGTVTFNATLFALVRTALKIKTEGNFEQANEELRAIIKKIWKRTSMKLLDQVIPPIGDDEVTVGKFYATFLIQEHFRKFMKRQEEYYGYRPKKNPVEIQAGLRSIEEEAAPEIHRAISGDLTAEEELERAMVEAAMEEGIYRRTGGLFGQVDSFLEPSSPLQPQVASQRPLQFTEVGSEDLDSPVFLDDFPQEGNTNVNNANSNDWLEGMEYEDEVLRKMAPAAPRRLVRERNPPLPMERLRRRPSRRRGATPEGHPSSGLHPLPQELPGDDGTATGTTSSSGYQQGESLHPSTSSTPAITFLIQEALISGGLASLACDPSFVAVTRDEMAASSQLEMDEVEKAAVELLQERETLQGTKTGSAPQDTSAASPAGSPGLSAASPKKAISTTHL, encoded by the exons ATGGAGCCTGCTTCACCCCAGGATGACGTGAAGAAGAAGCAACAGAAGGACAAGTCCAAGAAGCCGGTGCCACCAGCAGCCCCCCGGCCAGCCAGGGCTCTGTTCTGCTTAACGCTGCAAAACCCGCTGCGGAAGGCATGCATCAGCATCGTGGAGTGGAA ACCCTTCGAGATCATCATCCTCCTGACCATCTTTGCCAACTGTGTTGCACTGGCCATCTACCTGCCGATGCCTGAGGATGACACCAACGTCGCCAACTCCAGCCTG GAGAAGATGGAATACGCCTTCCTGATCTTCTTTGCCATTGAGGCGATGCTCAAGATAATTGCCTATGGGTTTCTTTTCCATACGGATGCCTATCTCCGAAACGGCTGGAATGTGCTTGACTTCTCCATCGTGACCTTAGG GCTTATCACCATGACCCTGGAACAGATCAATGcgaaggagggagaagggggaaaaggTGGCTTCGACGTGAAGGCCCTGCGAGCGTTTCGTGTGCTGAGACCCCTGCGCCTTGTGTCCGGAGTACCGA GCCTTCAAGTCGTCCTGAACTCCATCATCAAGGCCATGGTGCCCCTGCTCCACATTGCTCTGCTGGTCCTCTTCATGATCATAATCTATGCCATTGTTGGGCAAGAGCTCTTCAAGGGCAGGATGCACAAGACCTGCTACTACCTCGGGACAG ATGTGATTGCCACGGTGCCACCAGAGAAGCCAGCCCCGTGCACCAGCTCTGGCCATGGCCGACACTGTACCATCAATGGCACTGAGTGCCGAAGCGGCTGGCCAGGGCCCAACAACGGCATCACTCACTTCGACAACTTTGGCTTTGCCATGCTGACTGTCTATCAGTGCATCACCATGGAGGGCTGGACCGAAGTCCTCTACTGG GTAAATGATGCCATGGGGAATGAATGGCCCTGGATCTACTTCGTCAGCCTTATCTTGCTCGGCTCCTTCTTCGTTCTTAAcctggtgctgggggtgctCAGCGG TGAATTCACCAAAGAGCGTGAGAAGGCCAAGTCACGGGGTACGTTTCAGAAACTgcgggagaagcagcagctggaggaggatCTGAAGGGCTACATGGACTGGATCACCCATGCTGAGGTCATGGACAGTGACCGGGCCAGGGGAGAAG GTATGATGCCATCAGATGAAGGAGGGTCAGAGACAGAGAGCTTGTATGAAATTGAAGGCATGAACAAGTGGATTCTCTACTT CCGTCAGTGGAGGCGTTGGAACCGAATGTTTCGTAGAAAGTGCAGGGATGTGGTGAAATCCAAGTTCTTCTACTGGCTTGTCATCCTGTTGGTGGCACTGAACACCCTCTCCATCGCCTCTGAGCACCACTTGCAGCCAGAATGGCTGACACACGTGCAAG ACAATGCCAACCGGGTGCTGCTAGCACTCTTTGTGGCTGAGATGCTGCTGAAGATGTACGCGCTGGGCCTGCGCCAGTATTTCATGTCTCTCTTCAACCGCTTCGACTGCTTCGTGGTGTGTTCGGGGATCTTGGAGACCATCCTGGTGGAGCTCGGCACCTTGTCACCCCTGGGCATCTCCGTCCTGCGCTGCATCAGACTCCTCCGCATCTTCAAGATCACAAG gtACTGGACgtccctgagcaacctggtggCATCCCTGCTCAACTCGGTCCGCTCCATTGCCTCTctgctcctccttctcttcctcttcatcaTCGTCTTTGCACTTCTGGGCATGCAGCTTTTTGGGGGCATGTTTGACTTTGAGGACATGGAAGTGCGGCGTAGCACATTCGACACCTTCCCCCAGGCCCTCATCAGTGTCTTCCAG ATCCTGACAGGAGAGGACTGGAATTCAATCATGTATGATGGGATCATGGCCTTTGGGGGTCCATCCTTTCCCGGCATGCTGGTTTGCATCTACTTCATCATCCTCTTCGTTTGTGGGAACT ATATCCTCCTCAATGTCTTCCTGGCCATCGCGGTTGATAACCTGGCTGAGGCTGAGAGCCTGACCTTAGCACAGAAGGCCAAAGCGGAGGAGCGCAAGCGGCGGAAGATGTCCAG AGGTTACCCAGAGAAGTCTGAAGATGAGAAACAGATGCTGGCAAAGAAACTTGAGCAGAAAGCGAAAGGAGAAGGGATTCCCACAACAGCCAAG TTAAAAGTGGACGAATTTGAATCCAATGTCAATGAGATTAAAGACCCCTATCCTTCTGCGGACTTCCCAG GTGACGATGAGGAAGATGAGCCTGAAATCCCCCTGAGTCCTCGGCCACGTCCCCTTGCAGAGCTACAGCTGAAAGAGAAGGCTGTCCCCATGCCAGAAGCCAGCTCCTTCTTCATCTTCAGCCCAACCAACAA GTTTCGGATGTTGTGCCACAGAATTGTCAATGCCACCTGGTTCACCAACTTCATCTTGCTCTTCATTCTgctcagcagcatctctctggcAGCTGAAGATCCCATCCGGGCCGAGTCCTTCCGCAACAAG ATTCTCGGATACTTTGACATTGGTTTCACCTCTGTCTTCACAGTAGAAATTGTCTTGAAG ATGACAGCCTATGGTGCTTTCCTGCACAAAGGCTCCTTCTGCAGGAACTCTTTCAATATCCTTGACTTGCTGGTGGTCGCTGTCTCCCTCATCTCCATGGGAATCGA GTCCAGTACCATCTCAGTGGTGAAGATCCTCCGGGTGCTGAGGGTGCTGAGGCCTCTGCGAGCCATTAACAGGGCAAAGGGGCTGAAG catgtggtccagtgtgtgtttgtggccATCAAGACTATCGGTAATATAGTGGTCGTCACAACATTGCTGCAGTTCATGTTTGCCTGCATCGGGGTCCAGCTCTTCAAG GGCAAGTTCTATAGATGCACAGATCCATCCAAGATGACAGAGAAGGAGTGCAG GGGTTATTTCATCAACTACGTGGACGGAGACCCCACACAGATTGAGCTACAGGAGCGTGTCTGGGTGCACAGCAACTTCCACTTCGACAACGTCTTCTCAGCCATGATGTCACTTTTCACTGTTTCCACCTTTGAGGGCTGGCCAGA GCTGCTATACATGGCCATTGACACTAATGCTGAGGATACAGGCCCTATTTACAACTACCGGGTGGAGATTGCAATGTTCTTCATCATCTACATCATCCTCATTGCCTTCTTCATGATGAATATCTTTGTGGGCTTTGTCATTGTCACCTTCCAGGAGCAGGGGGAGAGCGAATACAAGAACTGTGAGCTGGACAAGAACCAG cGCCAGTGTGTGCAGTACGCACTGAAGGCTCGCCCGCTGCGGCGCTACATCCCCAAGAACCCCTACCAGTACCAGATCTGGTATGTGGTCACCTCCTCCTACTTTGAGTACCTCATGTTCTTCCTGATCTTGCTGAACACCATCTGCCTAGGCATGCAG CATTACAACCAGTCTGCGGAAATGAACCACATCTCAGACATCCTCAACGTGGCCTTCACCATCCTCTTCACCCTGGAGATGATCCTCAAGCTCATGGCCTTTAAAGCCAAG GGCTATTTTGGGGATCCCTGGAACGTCTTCGACTTCCTCATAGTGATTGGCAGCATCATCGATGTCATCCTCAGTGAGATTGAT ACTGTTCTTGCACCCAGTGGCGGATTATACTGCCTCGGCGGAGGCTGTGATAGCATT GACTCCGATGACAACTCCCGTGTCTCCATCACTTTCTTCCGTCTGTTCCGGGTGATGCGGCTGGTGAAGCTGCTGAGCCGGGGGGAAGGTGTCAGGACCCTCCTGTGGACTTTCATCAAGTCCTTCCAG GCTCTGCCCTACGTAGCCCTGCTGATTGTGATGCTTTTTTTCATCTATGCTGTGATCGggatgcag ATGTTTGGGAAGATCGCCATGGTGGACGGAACCCAGATCAACCGAAACAACAACTTTCAAACCTTTCCtcaagctgtgctgctgctcttcag gTGTGCGACGGGAGAGGCCTGGCAGGAGatcctgctgggctgcagctaCGGCAAACTGTGCGACCCCGAGTCAGACTTTGCCGAGGGGGAGGAGTACACCTGCGGCACAGGCTTCGCCTACTTCTACTTCATCAGCTTCTACATGCTCTGTGCTTTCCTG ATCATCAACCTCTTTGTGGCCGTCATCATGGACAACTTTGACTACCTCACACGCGACTGGTCCATCCTTGGGCCCCATCACCTGGACGAGTTTAAACGGATCTGGGCTGAGTACGACCCCGAGGCCAA AGGCAGGATCAAACACTTGGATGTAGTGACTCTGCTGAGACGTATCCAGCCTCCTCTGGGCTTCGGGAAGTTCTGCCCACACCGTGTAGCTTGTAAG CGTCTGGTGTGCATGAACATGCCCCTGAACAGTGACGGCACCGTCACCTTCAATGCAACCCTCTTTGCGCTGGTGAGGACAGCCCTCAAGATCAAGACAGAAG GCAACTTTGAACAGGCCAACGAGGAGCTCAGAGCCATTATCAAAAAAATCTGGAAGCGAACGAGTATGAAGCTTTTGGACCAGGTCATCCCACCTATCGGAG ATGATGAGGTGACGGTGGGCAAATTCTATGCTACTTTCCTCATCCAAGAGCATTTCAGGAAGTTCATGAAGCGCCAGGAGGAGTATTACGGGTACCGACCCAAGAAGAACCCTGTGGAGATCCAG GCTGGGCTGAGGAGCATTGAAGAAGAAGCTGCTCCTGAAATCCATCGGGCCATCTCTGGGGACCTGACTGCTGAGGAGGAGCTAGAAAGAGCAATGGTGGAGGCTGCCATGGAGGAAGGGATATACAGG AGGACAGGGGGCTTGTTTGGCCAGGTCGACAGCTTCCTGGAGCCCAGCAgccccctgcagccccaggtggCCAGCCAGAGGCCCCTGCAGTTCACAGAGGTGGGCAGCGAGGACCTCGACTCCCCTGTGTTCCTCGATGACTTCCCCCAGGAAGGCAACACCAACGTCAACAATGCCAACAGCAACGACTGGCTGGAGGG